In Pasteurella multocida subsp. multocida OH4807, a genomic segment contains:
- a CDS encoding hypothetical protein (COG1426 Uncharacterized protein conserved in bacteria), with translation MNNLDSNNALSLGEQCRQAREARNLSLEEVAKRIALRPAILQLIENNQFIQPAIPAAFMKGYVRNYARFLKIPESVWKQVDFGEEQKNDLGKNARATRSVNHYSSHNRWVGWLSLLVVLIVAGMTGLWWWENYKQSNAERESLVQSYVETTPHSLPTESVASISSPVVSHSIEISTGMEATSVTIPPELTKNAQDNVALPNQSVTSAGVLQAEINKLSERVEKTSVDQLPVSTASTMPSTMPELYIEVMGPCWISVQNEQGKVLAQKEYKQGDTLSFNEGTTYSLIVGAPGNVKMVYKGNDYPLKVDGRVARFKLPQ, from the coding sequence ATGAATAATCTTGACTCCAACAACGCATTGAGCCTTGGTGAGCAATGTCGACAAGCTCGCGAAGCACGCAATCTCTCTTTAGAAGAGGTGGCGAAAAGAATCGCACTGAGACCCGCCATTTTACAACTTATTGAGAATAATCAGTTCATTCAGCCAGCAATTCCTGCTGCTTTTATGAAAGGATATGTTCGTAATTACGCACGTTTTCTTAAAATACCTGAATCGGTTTGGAAACAAGTAGATTTTGGAGAAGAGCAGAAAAACGATTTAGGGAAAAATGCGCGTGCAACACGTTCAGTCAATCACTATTCCTCACATAATCGTTGGGTCGGTTGGTTGAGTTTATTGGTCGTGTTAATCGTGGCAGGTATGACAGGTCTTTGGTGGTGGGAAAACTATAAACAGTCGAATGCTGAGCGAGAAAGTTTAGTTCAAAGTTATGTCGAAACCACGCCTCATTCATTACCAACGGAATCTGTTGCGTCAATCTCATCCCCTGTTGTGAGTCATTCGATTGAAATTTCAACTGGAATGGAAGCAACCTCTGTTACCATTCCGCCAGAGTTAACAAAAAATGCTCAGGATAACGTCGCGTTGCCAAATCAAAGTGTAACGTCAGCAGGGGTGTTGCAAGCTGAGATTAATAAATTAAGTGAACGAGTTGAGAAAACATCGGTTGATCAACTGCCTGTTTCAACGGCGTCAACAATGCCAAGCACGATGCCAGAGTTATATATTGAGGTGATGGGACCGTGTTGGATAAGTGTGCAAAATGAACAAGGAAAAGTATTAGCACAGAAAGAATATAAGCAAGGTGACACACTGAGTTTTAATGAGGGAACAACCTATTCTCTTATTGTGGGCGCGCCTGGTAATGTCAAAATGGTATATAAAGGCAACGATTATCCCTTAAAAGTTGATGGTCGAGTCGCAAGATTCAAGTTACCACAATAA
- a CDS encoding hypothetical protein (COG3063 Tfp pilus assembly protein PilF) produces MNRTVKLWLAIMFSLFFSGCVSQPNTAVFNPLQAAKARIELGLGYLAQRNFAQAKLNFDKAFSYAPEYYLVHSALAYFYQAQGDLQLAEQAYLTAIKLDDEQGDVLNNYGAFLCQQGLFEQAYHQFDRALKTVHYYNHADTYENFALCAFSAKDNARYHHHLHSLTKIDPSRAERLVGFLKRNP; encoded by the coding sequence ATGAACCGCACTGTTAAATTATGGCTAGCGATCATGTTTTCTCTTTTTTTCTCAGGCTGTGTTTCTCAACCTAATACTGCAGTATTTAATCCACTGCAAGCAGCAAAAGCACGTATTGAACTGGGGTTAGGGTATTTAGCACAGCGTAATTTTGCACAAGCAAAATTAAATTTTGATAAAGCGTTTTCTTATGCGCCAGAGTATTATTTGGTCCATTCGGCCCTTGCTTATTTTTATCAAGCACAAGGTGACTTACAGCTTGCAGAACAAGCCTATTTAACGGCAATTAAGTTAGATGATGAACAGGGTGATGTACTGAACAATTATGGTGCTTTTTTATGTCAACAAGGTTTGTTTGAACAAGCGTATCATCAATTCGATCGAGCCTTAAAAACTGTACATTATTATAACCATGCTGACACCTATGAAAATTTTGCGCTTTGCGCGTTTTCTGCAAAGGATAATGCGCGCTATCATCACCATTTGCACAGTTTAACAAAAATCGATCCTAGCAGAGCGGAGCGACTTGTGGGTTTCTTGAAAAGAAATCCATAA
- a CDS encoding ribosomal RNA large subunit methyltransferase N (COG0820 Predicted Fe-S-cluster redox enzyme): MLEQQTCAENAVNTVDVSAEPAKKINLMNLTRQQMREFFKELGEKPFRADQLVKWIYHFGEDNFDNMTNINKKLRDKLKQVAEIKAPEVAVEQRSADGTIKWAMQVGDQQVETVYIPEADRATLCVSSQVGCALACTFCSTAQQGFNRNLTVSEIIGQVWRASKIIGNFGVTGVRPITNVVMMGMGEPLLNVANVVPAMEIMLDDFAYGLSKRRVTLSTSGVVPALDKLSEMIDVALAISLHAPNDELRDEIVPINKKYNIKMLIDSVNRYLSVSNANHGKVTIEYVMLDHVNDSVEHAHQLAQVLKNTPSKINLIPWNPFPEAPYAKSSNTRIDRFQKTLMEYGFTVIIRKTRGDDIDAACGQLAGDVIDRTKRTAQKKQFGQEIVVRNQ; this comes from the coding sequence ATGTTAGAACAACAAACTTGTGCTGAAAATGCAGTAAACACGGTTGATGTGTCAGCTGAACCAGCAAAAAAAATCAATTTAATGAACTTAACGCGTCAACAAATGCGTGAGTTTTTCAAAGAGTTGGGCGAAAAACCGTTTCGTGCCGATCAATTAGTAAAATGGATTTATCATTTTGGCGAAGATAACTTCGACAATATGACCAATATTAACAAAAAGTTAAGAGATAAATTAAAACAAGTTGCTGAAATTAAAGCACCAGAAGTGGCAGTGGAACAACGCTCTGCAGATGGTACGATCAAATGGGCAATGCAAGTGGGCGATCAGCAAGTGGAAACCGTCTATATTCCAGAAGCGGATCGTGCGACATTATGTGTGTCTTCACAAGTGGGCTGTGCGTTAGCTTGTACTTTCTGTTCAACTGCACAACAAGGTTTTAACCGCAACTTGACGGTGTCTGAAATTATTGGTCAGGTATGGCGTGCGTCAAAAATCATTGGTAACTTTGGTGTGACTGGCGTGCGACCAATCACTAACGTGGTCATGATGGGAATGGGCGAGCCGTTGTTAAATGTGGCAAACGTTGTGCCAGCAATGGAAATTATGCTTGATGATTTTGCTTATGGTTTATCAAAACGTCGTGTCACACTTTCAACTTCAGGTGTTGTGCCAGCGTTAGATAAATTAAGTGAAATGATTGATGTGGCACTTGCGATTTCATTACACGCACCGAACGATGAATTGCGTGATGAAATTGTGCCAATCAACAAAAAATATAACATTAAAATGTTAATTGATTCAGTGAACCGTTATTTAAGCGTATCCAATGCGAACCACGGTAAAGTGACGATTGAATATGTGATGTTAGATCACGTGAATGATTCTGTTGAACACGCACATCAACTTGCGCAAGTATTGAAAAATACCCCAAGTAAGATTAACTTGATTCCTTGGAACCCGTTCCCAGAAGCACCTTATGCAAAAAGTTCAAACACACGTATTGACCGTTTCCAAAAAACGTTGATGGAATATGGCTTTACCGTCATTATTCGTAAAACACGTGGTGATGATATTGATGCAGCTTGTGGTCAGTTGGCAGGAGATGTGATTGACCGTACAAAACGTACTGCGCAGAAAAAGCAATTTGGACAAGAAATTGTGGTGCGTAATCAGTAA